A region from the Arachis ipaensis cultivar K30076 chromosome B01, Araip1.1, whole genome shotgun sequence genome encodes:
- the LOC107610707 gene encoding uncharacterized protein LOC107610707, with product MAPRRQGQSHTRGESEGNSSANNQTEFMAAMTNLENSMQACTSVTAKAMERLGQPIGNGNGNGEGAGNNLGGALMTLASFLKVHPPTFRGTTNSTEADNWFRAMERALQTQHVPDNKFREFTAYRLMGEAPHWWQEECRLLQLQNVDILWDVFQTAFYKKYFPEFVREARELELMQLKQGSLSVVEYTSKFEDIRRFYWVCQGVHESYESWKSIKYQGGIKDDIMTAVTPLEIRRFSELVNKAQVVEDCAKKIAVARDNRGDTDSQGRRDRWTYSSASSRSRELWKEQ from the coding sequence ATGGCGCCTCGCAGGCAAGGTCAATCACATACACGAGGAGAGAGTGAGGGTAATTCGTCAGCTAACAACCAGACCGAGTTTATGGCGGCGATGACTAACCTAGAAAATTCTATGCAAGCGTGCACATCTGTGACAGCTAAAGCTATGGAGAGGTTGGGGCAGCCAATTGGAAATGGAAACGGGAATGGAGAAGGGGCCGGAAACAACTTAGGAGGTGCTTTGATGACTTTGGCTTCATTTCTCAAGGTTCACCCGCCAACTTTCAGAGGGACAACTAACTCAACTGAAGCAGACAACTGGTTCCGAGCCATGGAGCGTGCCCTACAGACTCAGCATGTTCCGGACAATAAATTTAGGGAATTTACGGCCTATCGACTAATGGGGGAAGCGCCACACTGGTGGCAAGAAGAATGCCGGCTACTACAACTTCAGAACGTAGACATTCTTTGGGATGTGTTTCAAACAGCcttttataagaagtattttccaGAGTTCGTAAGAGAGGCTAGAGAGTTAGAGCTTATGCAACTAAAGCAAGGCTCATTGTCTGTAGTAGAGTATACGAGCAAGTTCGAGGACATTCGTAGGTTTTATTGGGTGTGTCAGGGTGTCCATGAGTCCTATGAGAGTTGGAAAAGCATCAAATATCAAGGAGGGATCAAGGATGACATTATGACTGCTGTGACTCCATTGGAGATAAGGAGGTTCTCGGAACTAGTGAACAAGGCACAGGTTGTAGAGGATTGTGCCAAGAAGATAGCTGTGGCAAGAGATAACCGTGGAGATACCGATAGCCAAGGCCGTAGAGACAGATGGACATACTCCTCAGCATCTTCAAGGTCAAGGGAGCTTTGGAAGGAACAATAA